In the genome of Macellibacteroides fermentans, one region contains:
- a CDS encoding DUF2179 domain-containing protein, whose protein sequence is MFDFLDQYPYLLPVIIFFGRIIDVTLGTLRIIFVSKGEKYKAPIIGFFEVFIWIVIISQIFSRANDLLAYISYAAGYATGNYVGIIIESRIAFGVLVCRIYTNKEPSSLVRMIKNRGYGVTVMEGMGSIMKAWVVEAVVERKALKEIDQYITNFDKNTFYTAEDVRIRQKGIFPEPTSFFNRWRPGK, encoded by the coding sequence ATGTTCGACTTTTTAGATCAGTATCCCTATTTATTGCCGGTCATCATCTTTTTTGGCCGCATAATAGACGTAACGTTGGGAACACTACGTATTATATTTGTTTCCAAAGGAGAGAAGTACAAAGCCCCTATTATCGGTTTTTTTGAAGTGTTTATCTGGATAGTCATAATTTCGCAGATATTCTCGAGGGCAAACGACCTGCTGGCTTACATAAGCTATGCCGCCGGCTATGCTACGGGCAACTACGTGGGTATTATCATTGAAAGCCGTATTGCCTTTGGTGTATTGGTATGCCGTATTTACACCAACAAAGAACCCTCATCATTGGTAAGGATGATTAAGAACCGGGGGTATGGAGTGACTGTTATGGAAGGAATGGGCTCCATCATGAAAGCATGGGTGGTTGAGGCCGTGGTAGAACGCAAAGCTCTAAAAGAGATTGACCAGTACATAACCAACTTCGATAAAAATACATTCTACACCGCCGAAGATGTACGTATACGGCAGAAAGGAATCTTCCCGGAGCCTACCTCATTTTTCAACCGTTGGAGACCTGGTAAGTAA
- a CDS encoding 3-keto-disaccharide hydrolase yields the protein MNVSILKTAIACILLNCLVSCTAKDEWTSLMDKDLSQWEMYLSYEHKPDYNGSQPLDEAGNPVQPIGYNKNVKNVFSVAEQDGVPVLRISGEIYGCVYTKQSFENYHLRMKVKFGTKKWVPRLNEPMDSGLLYHSHGECGVDYWRSWMESHEFQVMEGGFGDYWRIADTGANIKMRDPDANNEKANYDPKGIETYMGVDGKRSGFVQFSEDHEIAGDWNTIELICFGDKSIHLVNGHVVMALSGSVYKEGNELKPLTKGRIQLQSEAAEVFYKEIQIKKIEALPSEYISLF from the coding sequence ATGAATGTGAGTATCTTGAAAACTGCGATTGCTTGTATTTTGTTGAACTGCCTGGTCTCCTGTACTGCGAAGGATGAATGGACTTCCCTGATGGATAAAGACCTTTCTCAATGGGAAATGTATCTGAGTTATGAGCATAAACCCGATTACAATGGAAGTCAGCCGTTGGATGAAGCTGGTAATCCGGTTCAACCTATCGGCTATAATAAGAATGTGAAGAATGTCTTTTCGGTTGCCGAACAGGATGGTGTACCCGTGTTAAGAATCAGCGGCGAGATTTATGGATGTGTTTATACAAAACAGTCTTTCGAAAATTATCATCTTCGGATGAAGGTTAAGTTCGGAACTAAAAAGTGGGTTCCCAGACTTAATGAGCCAATGGATTCGGGGCTGTTGTATCATTCGCACGGCGAGTGTGGCGTAGATTATTGGCGTTCGTGGATGGAATCGCACGAGTTTCAGGTGATGGAAGGGGGCTTTGGCGATTACTGGCGCATTGCCGATACCGGAGCGAATATCAAAATGCGCGATCCGGATGCCAACAACGAAAAGGCCAACTATGATCCGAAAGGGATAGAGACATATATGGGAGTTGACGGTAAACGAAGTGGTTTTGTTCAGTTTAGCGAAGACCATGAGATTGCAGGCGATTGGAACACAATCGAGCTGATTTGTTTCGGGGATAAAAGTATCCATCTGGTGAATGGGCATGTGGTTATGGCCTTGTCGGGTTCGGTTTACAAGGAAGGAAACGAACTTAAACCCCTTACCAAAGGCCGGATTCAGTTGCAAAGTGAAGCAGCCGAAGTATTCTATAAGGAGATTCAGATTAAAAAGATCGAAGCCCTTCCTTCGGAGTATATTTCCCTCTTTTGA
- a CDS encoding substrate-binding domain-containing protein, producing MKNPVAYLLVFYLFLSSCSGVEKEEPYVIAFSQCMMDDVWRQAMMLEMNIEASNYDNIRIVIADAKESNETQIKQIQQFIDQKVDVLIISPNQSDSITPIAVEAYRKGIPTIIVDRKIGSEEYTAYVGGDSYEIGRIAGEYASAFLPENATIAEVWGTKLSSPAQERHLGFINGLKKKNVNIKTVVGNWRREIAKKEVSQLEDFNDIDLVYAHNDVMALGAREAISERDSALVSKIIFLGVDAAFGKGAGLEAVANGLLNASFLYPSGGDQVIRVAMKILNKEQTDKKYILNTAVVEKNTARTLLLQSDQLINYQNRIEQQKRNIDMLFQKFSMLRHSLFLILSLLALLLFFAIYIFYINRKINKKNKQLHIKNKESEEQQQKLICLNEKIEQVTSQKLQFFTNVSHEVRTPLTLIVGPLEKWIKLTPESPLLSDLKLMKKNADRLMRVINQLLDFRKIENNKMGLTISQVDIVAFTENVMSLFEDLAKSKQICYEFVSEIPTCKIWIDQDKMEKVLTNLLSNAFKFTAVGGKISVQIKDGSDRIYIVVRDNGVGIENNEIDKIFDRFYTGSVSSGVGAGIGLHLTQEFVNMHQGQILVESVPNVDTLFTLELLKGRDHLPDCFPLVNPEDRIDLVPTSMNVEVSDDLLTKKYNFTILVVEDDPDIQAYIQSEFAPNFTTLKAGNGTEALAILESENVSLVLSDVLMPEMNGFELCRRIKSDPDLSHIPVILLTALMDDSQRIYGVSEGADDYIQKPFNIDFVKVKIIRLLEERKRLQKRFMQTMQAGGIPIIETEAKIESLDELFMRKFVDLLDVSYENTELNVEKISEELGISRVQLYRKVKEISGLSPVDYLRNYRLSKATTLLNQKRYSVSEVAYRTGFSSPAYFAKCFKSVFNMTPTEYVSQE from the coding sequence ATGAAAAATCCGGTTGCCTATCTGCTCGTATTTTACCTGTTCTTATCTTCTTGTTCAGGAGTTGAGAAAGAAGAGCCATATGTTATAGCCTTTTCGCAATGTATGATGGATGATGTTTGGAGACAGGCCATGATGTTGGAGATGAATATCGAGGCATCCAATTACGACAATATACGGATTGTAATTGCAGATGCCAAAGAAAGCAATGAAACACAAATAAAACAGATTCAACAATTCATAGATCAGAAGGTAGATGTACTTATCATTTCGCCAAATCAGTCCGATTCGATAACTCCCATTGCAGTTGAAGCCTACAGGAAAGGAATTCCAACAATCATTGTTGACAGAAAGATTGGTTCCGAAGAATATACGGCTTATGTTGGAGGTGATAGTTACGAAATTGGCCGGATAGCAGGCGAATATGCAAGTGCATTTCTTCCTGAAAATGCTACAATAGCCGAAGTCTGGGGTACCAAACTGTCTTCTCCTGCACAAGAACGACACCTGGGATTTATAAATGGTCTCAAAAAGAAAAATGTAAATATCAAAACGGTAGTAGGTAACTGGCGCAGGGAAATAGCAAAAAAGGAAGTATCTCAATTAGAAGATTTCAATGATATAGATTTGGTTTATGCACACAATGATGTAATGGCGCTTGGGGCAAGAGAGGCCATCTCTGAACGTGATTCGGCGTTGGTTTCTAAAATTATATTTTTGGGTGTTGATGCTGCATTTGGGAAAGGAGCCGGACTTGAAGCAGTTGCAAACGGGTTACTTAACGCATCCTTTTTGTATCCATCCGGGGGCGATCAGGTGATTCGTGTTGCTATGAAAATACTGAATAAGGAACAAACGGATAAGAAGTATATCTTGAATACGGCTGTTGTCGAGAAAAATACGGCACGAACGTTGCTTTTGCAATCTGATCAGCTAATCAACTATCAGAACAGGATTGAGCAGCAAAAAAGGAATATTGATATGTTATTTCAAAAGTTTAGTATGTTGCGTCACTCTTTATTTCTGATATTGTCTTTGCTTGCTTTGTTGCTGTTTTTTGCAATTTATATATTTTATATAAACCGGAAGATTAACAAAAAGAATAAGCAATTACATATTAAAAACAAAGAATCGGAAGAACAACAGCAAAAACTAATCTGTCTGAATGAAAAGATTGAACAGGTTACATCCCAAAAATTACAGTTCTTCACCAATGTATCACACGAAGTACGTACTCCGCTTACTTTGATCGTGGGACCTTTAGAGAAATGGATCAAATTAACACCCGAATCTCCGTTGCTTTCTGATCTGAAACTGATGAAGAAGAATGCCGACCGGCTGATGAGGGTGATCAATCAACTGCTGGATTTCCGGAAGATTGAGAATAATAAAATGGGATTGACGATCAGTCAGGTTGATATAGTCGCCTTTACAGAAAACGTGATGTCTCTTTTTGAAGATCTGGCCAAGTCTAAACAGATCTGCTACGAGTTTGTTTCCGAGATCCCGACTTGTAAAATATGGATTGATCAGGATAAGATGGAAAAGGTTCTGACCAACCTTTTGTCTAATGCATTTAAATTTACAGCTGTAGGAGGGAAAATAAGTGTTCAAATTAAAGATGGTTCTGATAGAATTTACATTGTCGTTCGAGACAATGGGGTAGGAATTGAGAATAATGAAATTGATAAGATATTTGACCGGTTTTATACCGGATCTGTGTCATCTGGAGTTGGTGCAGGAATAGGCCTGCATCTTACCCAGGAATTTGTGAATATGCATCAGGGACAAATTCTGGTGGAGAGTGTCCCCAATGTCGACACGCTTTTTACTCTGGAGTTACTAAAAGGGAGAGATCATTTACCCGACTGTTTCCCGCTTGTAAATCCGGAGGATAGAATAGATCTTGTACCCACTTCAATGAATGTGGAGGTATCAGACGATCTATTAACTAAAAAATACAACTTCACTATATTGGTAGTTGAAGACGATCCGGATATTCAAGCTTATATTCAATCGGAATTTGCGCCCAATTTTACCACGTTAAAGGCTGGAAATGGGACTGAAGCACTCGCAATTCTTGAATCAGAAAATGTGTCGCTTGTTTTAAGTGATGTCCTGATGCCCGAAATGAATGGGTTTGAGCTTTGCAGGCGAATTAAATCGGATCCCGACTTATCCCATATTCCGGTTATTTTACTTACTGCGCTTATGGATGACAGTCAGCGTATATACGGAGTATCAGAAGGAGCGGACGACTACATACAAAAGCCATTTAATATTGACTTTGTGAAAGTAAAAATAATACGCTTATTGGAAGAGAGAAAGCGATTGCAGAAGCGGTTTATGCAGACCATGCAGGCAGGAGGTATTCCAATTATTGAAACAGAGGCTAAAATAGAGAGCCTGGATGAGCTGTTTATGAGAAAGTTTGTAGACTTACTGGATGTTTCATACGAAAATACGGAACTTAATGTGGAAAAAATCAGTGAAGAATTAGGAATTTCCCGTGTACAGCTCTACCGTAAAGTGAAGGAGATTTCGGGCTTGTCTCCTGTCGACTATCTTCGAAATTACCGATTAAGTAAGGCAACTACATTGCTTAATCAGAAAAGATATTCCGTAAGTGAAGTAGCCTATCGAACCGGCTTTTCATCACCAGCCTATTTTGCCAAATGTTTTAAGTCTGTTTTTAATATGACACCCACAGAGTACGTATCGCAAGAGTAG
- a CDS encoding 3-keto-disaccharide hydrolase, producing the protein MKLKLFYVFMVLAIASASTMVHAQKANKLTSKEKKAGWALLFNGKDFSGWRQCNGTAMPKNWTIEDGAMKVFTAEGSKPGNGAGGDILFGNKKFKNFELSIDWNAGKMANSGIFYNVREVPGKPIYYAAPEVQVLDNVDATDNKIDSHLAGSLYDMLPADPATVNPAGQWNTIVIRVENGKVTHTQNGKKVVEYTLWTSEWDNLVQNSKFKSFPGFTEGISKEGFIGLQDHGWPVSFRNIKIREL; encoded by the coding sequence ATGAAATTAAAGTTGTTTTATGTGTTTATGGTGCTGGCTATCGCTTCGGCATCCACAATGGTGCATGCTCAAAAGGCCAACAAGTTAACCTCCAAAGAAAAAAAAGCAGGTTGGGCTCTTTTATTTAATGGAAAAGATTTTTCCGGATGGAGACAATGTAATGGTACGGCAATGCCGAAAAACTGGACAATCGAAGATGGTGCCATGAAGGTATTTACTGCCGAAGGATCCAAACCAGGAAATGGTGCGGGAGGAGATATTCTTTTCGGAAACAAGAAATTCAAAAATTTTGAACTGTCGATAGACTGGAATGCAGGTAAGATGGCTAATTCAGGGATATTCTACAATGTTCGCGAAGTTCCGGGAAAACCTATTTACTATGCTGCTCCCGAAGTACAGGTGTTAGACAACGTGGATGCTACTGATAATAAGATAGACAGCCATCTTGCCGGTTCATTGTATGATATGTTGCCAGCCGATCCTGCTACGGTGAACCCTGCAGGTCAGTGGAATACCATTGTTATCCGTGTTGAAAACGGAAAGGTAACTCATACACAAAATGGTAAGAAGGTGGTAGAATATACTTTGTGGACCAGTGAATGGGATAATCTGGTACAGAACAGTAAGTTTAAATCTTTCCCCGGATTTACCGAAGGCATTTCTAAAGAAGGATTTATTGGTCTGCAAGATCATGGATGGCCAGTAAGTTTCCGTAACATCAAAATACGTGAGTTATAA